A region from the Oncorhynchus tshawytscha isolate Ot180627B unplaced genomic scaffold, Otsh_v2.0 Un_contig_766_pilon_pilon, whole genome shotgun sequence genome encodes:
- the si:dkey-220o5.5 gene encoding actin filament-associated protein 1-like 2 isoform X4, translating to MIMSCPSGSPSNDLRETQLSGTVGLLQSGPDPDSAEETLSSASTEWLRKGSQEPAVPPQPPEGLDEDCYEEAEPFVPDNPSTVSVFSPDKGDSDSSHYESYGEEDEEFVKDRAHYIQWSASQTCLRPTSESRICGYLWRKKWLGQWTKQLFLVRNNLLLCYKCAKDLYPLLELDLRGCQVVYKSKHNKKMQHELKVVTGSDTVVMGFQSCHQAEEWRKIIEEVKGSSYYEPESQRFSLLLKCDRLDSCRSSTVIQTSDSDEEKMLALPSAPSSVEMKDKGFLNVLMNCQWQSLLCQVQGGVLKMFRDEGCEECPQYTVQLKGCQVRPGPDTPQAYRITVVQHGDQVAVLEASCADEKEQWLQLLQDGSVSQDQADSLYDSKPAGALSGLKEQRFPTSNMYIDDPFHQHSGSGRSQPIYSNTAILEHMFQNSHNVARGDSVSSKDSVNYSNTDIFHSRKSCEVERGVQKLDLTGKRRVQLRAGSEMNLITAGKTAKCTSFRQSLAFCTERAQGGFFTPLLRRTASAKNSLKRAPSALFIEHGKVFQRKKEWETMPST from the exons AGCCAGGAGCCGGCGGTACCCCCCCAACCTCCAGAAGGTTTAGATGAGGACTGCTACGAGGAGGCTGAGCCTTTTGTTCCAGACAATCCCTCCACAG tgtctgtgttttCTCCAGACAAAGGTGACTCAGACAGCAGTCACTACGAGTCATACGGTGAGGAAGATGAGGAGTTTGTGAAGGACCGGGCCCACTACATCCAGTGGAGTGCCTCCCAGACCTGTCTGCGGCCTACTTCTGAGTCACGCATCTGTGGCTACCTGTGGAGGAAAAAATGGCTGGGCCAATGGACCAAACAACTCTTTCTCGTCCGCAACAATCTGCTGTTG TGCTACAAATGTGCCAAGGACCTCTACCCGCTGCTGGAGCTCGACCTGCGGGGCTGCCAGGTGGTTTACAAGTCCAAGCACAACAAGAAGATGCAGCATGAGCTCAAAGTTGTGACTGGTTCCGACACAGTGGTGATGGGCTTCCAGAGCTGCCACCAGGCGGAGGAATGGAGGAAG ATCATTGAGGAGGTGAAGGGCTCCTCCTACTATGAGCCCGAGTCCCAAAGGTTCTCCTTGTTACTCAAATGTGACAGACTGGACTCTTGCAGG TCAAGCACAGTCATTCAGACTTCAGACTCGGATGAAGAGAAAATGTTGGCGCTGCCCTCTGCTCCCAGCAGTGTGGAAATGAAGGATAAAG GGTTCCTGAATGTGCTGATGAACTGCCAGTGGCAGAGCCTGTTGTGCCAGGTACAGGGCGGGGTGCTGAAAATGTTCCGAGACGAGGGCTGTGAAGAGTGCCCTCAGTACACGGTGCAGCTGAAAGGCTGCCAGGTTCGACCTGGCCCCGACACACCTCAGGCCTACCGCATCACTGTGGTCCAACACGGAGACCAGGTGGCAGTACTGGAG GCCAGCTGTGCAGATGAGAAAGAGCAGTGGTTGCAGCTCCTACAGGACGGGAGTGTAAGCCAGGATCAGGCTGACTCTCTATATGACTCAAAGCCTGCTGGAGCCCTCAG TGGTTTGAAGGAGCAAAGGTTCCCAACCTCAAACATGTACATAGATGACCCCTTTCACCAGCACAGTGGAAGCGGCCGCTCACAACCCATCTACTCCAACACGGCCATACTGGAGCACATG TTCCAGAATTCCCATAACGTCGCCAGGGGAGACTCAGTGTCATCGAAGGATTCAGTCAACTACAGCAACACTGATATCTTTCACA GTAGGAAATCGTGTGAGGTGGAGCGGGGGGTTCAGAAACTGGACTTGACTGGGAAGAGAAGGGTACAGCTGAGAGCTGGGTCAGAGATGAACCTCATCACTGCAGGGAAGACCGCCAAATGTACCTCCTTCAGACAGTCTCTGGCCTTCTGTACAGAACGGGCACAG GGTGGGTTTTTTACCCCACTACTGCGAAGGACTGCCTCCGCTAAAAACTCACTGAAAAGAGCCCCATCTGCCCTATTTATTGAGCATGGCAAGGTGTTTCAGAGAAAGAAG GAGTGGGAGACAATGCCTTCTACTTAG
- the fhip2b gene encoding FHF complex subunit HOOK interacting protein 2B: MDMLSKLTHLFQQALETREPPVNLLDSFVDHWKGITNYYIETTGQTRPVKQTDIPWRLKQMLDILVYEEAQQGQEEMGPCMEYLLQHKLLETLCTLGKAQYPPGMNQQVLVFFSKILVQIQKPMLHILNVYRPVQKLVRLCGLPGSQTEKEEAQFMFVVCSRVKQDPYVLNYILEIKKDNHSKRSISTSEDTEKGRSGETVSSNYPTASDPASTSSPQQHSPTDSPSTIFPANAGLIHVLVHLSRSQKSRVALKAFESLLLLVSIPKEDTAVCLAESTPLCQLLAERLCELFSQLPATLEPADIHSFPQTHWNVPFSQSGMQESQSFPGSEHMENFFAWLDFLDHLMREAPKSLAVKLAKEIHHCWLVGVLQHELLQMSEMGVLVNTALLCCSVRHIQSPAMVEELVSFLLGRQTQSEQRLDTESHVLRYQLIEHCDHISDEISITTLLLFEALLQKPHREILFNLVLRNLENRCYLTRTLGGGDDCRHFTDTDPVEENEELEEDPFFTDMYGEDEFNSSEQLLHRPQLIREHRCSGQTQALDIVNSFLCLVPQEAKTSQHVQGARYETYVHDAHEQFKECTAFLLDWDWPESLKPTELSVSSSDFFEGHFLKVLFDRIGRILEQPYELNLQVTSVLSRLAVFPHPHLHEYLLDPYIILAPGARSLFSVLIRVIGELMQRIEVIPNFTEKLVHVRRQLMGLDGESGVDHMPLLKGVIILEEFCKELAAIAFVKLPANNTNLQNTDTL; the protein is encoded by the exons ATGGATATGTTAAGTAAACTGACACATCTCTTTCAACAGGCGTTGGAGACC AGGGAGCCGCCAGTAAATTTATTGGACTCTTTCGTGGACCACTGGAAAGGGATAACCAATTATTACATTGAAACTACTG GTCAAACGAGGCCTGTAAAGCAGACAGACATCCCATGGCGATTGAAGCAGATGCTGGATATCTTAGTTTACGAAGAGGCCCAACAGGGGCAGGAGGAGATGGGCCCTTGTATGGAGTACCTCCTACAGCACAAACTGCTGGAGACCCTCTGCACCCTAGGCAAAGCACAG TACCCCCCAGGAATGAACCAGCAGGTCCTGGTGTTCTTCTCCAAGATCCTGGTACAAATCCAGAAGCCAATGCTTCACATCCTCAATGTGTATAGGCCAGTCCAG AAGCTGGTTCGTCTGTGTGGTCTTCCGGGATCGCAGACTGAGAAAGAGGAGGCTCAGTTTATGTTTGTTGTTTGCTCCAGGGTGAAACAAGATCCGTATGTTCTCAACTACATTTTAGAG ATTAAAAAGGATAATCACTCCAAGAGGTCTATTTCTACCTCTGAGGATACAGAAAAAGGGAGAAGTGGAGAAACTGTGTCTTCCAATTACCCCACAGCTTCCGACCCTGCCTCCACCTCTAGTCCTCAACAGCACTCACCCACTGACTCTCCCTCAACTATTTTCCCAGCCAATGCAGGCCTCATCCATGTCTTGGTCCACTTGAGCAGAAGCCAG AAAAGCAGAGTTGCACTGAAAGCATTTGAGAGCTTGCTGCTCCTTGTCAGCATACCAAAGGAAGATACTGCTGTGTGCCTGGCTGAAAGCACCCCACTGTGTCAGCTACTAGCTGAGAGGTTGTGTGAGCTCTTCAGCCAGCTCCCGGCTACGCTGGAGCCTGCAGACATCCACAGTTTCCCCCAGACCCACTGGAA TGTTCCATTCTCTCAGAGCGGTATGCAGGAAAGCCAGTCGTTTCCTGGTAGTGAGCACATGGAGAACTTTTTCGCTTGGCTGGACTTCCTTGACCATCTGATGAGGGAGGCACCAAAg AGCCTCGCTGTGAAATTAGCCAAAGAAATTCACCATTGCTGGCTTGTCGGTGTTCTACAGCATGAGCTGCTCCAAAT GTCTGAGATGGGCGTGCTGGTGAACACTGCGCTGCTGTGCTGCTCGGTGCGTCACATCCAATCCCCTGCCATGGTGGAAGAGCTGGTCTCGTTCCTCCTAGGCAGACAAACACAGAGCGAGCAGCGCTTGGACACAGAGAGTCATGTGCTGCGTTATCAACTTATAGAGCACTGTGACCACATCTCCGATGAG ATCAGTATCACTACTCTGCTCCTGTTTGAAGCGCTTCTACAGAAGCCTCACAGGGAAATTCTCTTCAACCTGGTCCTGAGGAACCTGGAGAACCGCTGCTACTTGACACGCACTCTGGGGGGAGGGGATGATTGCAGGCATTTCACTGACACTGATCCCGTGGAGGAGAACGA AGAACTAGAGGAGGACCCTTTCTTCACTGACATGTACGGCGAGGATGAATTCAACAGCTCAGAGCAGCTTCTGCATCGACCACAGCTCATCAGAGAACATCGCTGCAGTGGGCAAACTCAAGCATTGGACATTgtaaacag TTTTCTGTGTTTGGTCCCTCAAGAAGCAAAAACCTCTCAACATGTCCAAGGTGCCCGATATGAAACTTATGTCCATGATGCTCATGAGCAG TTTAAAGAGTGCACTGCATTCTTGCTCGATTGGGATTGGCCGGAGTCCCTCAAACCAACCGAGTTGTCTGTATCCAGTTCTGACTTTTTCGAAGGCCACTTCCTCAAAGTCCTGTTTGACAGAATAGGCCGGATCCTTGAGCAG ccctATGAGCTGAACCTCCAGGTGACATCTGTGTTGTCCAGGCTGGCCGTGTTCCCTCACCCCCACCTCCATGAGTACCTGCTGGACCCCTACATCATCCTGGCCCCTGGAGCCCGCTCCCTGTTCTCTGTGCTCATCAGG GTGATAGGAGAACTGATGCAGAGGATCGAGGTGATCCCAAACTTCACAGAGAAGCTTGTGCATGTCCGAAGGCAGCTGATGGGCCTTGATGGGGAGTCTGG